From Chaetodon auriga isolate fChaAug3 chromosome 10, fChaAug3.hap1, whole genome shotgun sequence, a single genomic window includes:
- the LOC143327312 gene encoding receptor-type tyrosine-protein phosphatase V-like isoform X2 has product MRVQTYSRAQILQEFRSRCQELAANDNRGFKQEFEELNDVGRDLTTRVGDSQVNREKNRYPYILPYDHCRVRLSAQNSDPYSDYINANFVPGGGSERDFICTQGPLHSTVADFWRMVWEQNVRIIVMVTALRHKSTVLCEKYWPLERGTVYHGLIQVTTVSRKQGPDYFITTINLRQRDCPTDRTVTHYYYPSWPDRGTPTDPSSLCAFTEHVRQSLEAIPRLGPAVVHCSAGVGRSGTFVALLWLMQLCARGIRPDVRAAVEDLRLHRMWMVQNLEQYIFVYQSLLLWLSGGTSAWPQSRGVSSNINHGVQDRPHSSSARGNRAGRRRHHHHRQTTPSDQPQNAVQQILHPGNLLRRLLPSSSLFNSGSHTS; this is encoded by the exons ATGAG GGTGCAAACGTATTCAAGAGCTCAAATTCTGCAGGAGTTTCGCTCTCGATGCCAGGAGCTCGCAGCCAATGACAACAGAGGCTTTAAGCAGGAGTTTGAG GAGCTGAATGACGTCGGCAGAGACCTCACCACCAGAGTGGGGGACTCACAGGTcaacagagaaaagaacagaTACCCCTACATTTTACCAT ACGACCACTGTCGGGTGAGGCTGTCCGCTCAAAACTCCGATCCATATTCTGACTACATCAACGCAAATTTTGTACCT GGTGGAGGATCAGAAAGAGACTTCATCTGCACCCAGGGTCCTTTGCACAGCACCGTGGCAGACTTCTGGAGGATGGTGTGGGAGCAAAACGTCAGGATAATCGTCATGGTGACAGCTCTGAGACACAAGAGCACA GTGCTGTGTGAGAAGTACTGGCCTCTGGAACGAGGGACAGTTTATCATGGACTGATCCAAGTGACGACAGTGAGCCGTAAACAAGGTCCAGATTATTTTATCACCACCATTAACCTCAGACAG agagaCTGTCCAACAGACAGGACAGTCACACACTACTACTACCCTTCCTGGCCGGATAGGGGCACCCCTACTGACCCATCCTCACTCTGCGCCTTCACTGAGCATGTGCGGCAGAGTTTGGAAGCCATTCCTCGCCTGGGGCCGGCTGTGGTGCACTGCAG tgcaggCGTTGGCCGTTCAGGGACATTTGTGGCATTGTTGTGGCTGATGCAGCTGTGTGCGAGGGGCATCCGGCCTGATGTCCGGGCTGCTGTGGAGGATCTGCGGCTACATCGAATGTGGATGGTCCAGAATCTG GAGCAGTACATATTTGTTTATCAGAGTCTGCTGCTCTGGCTCAGCGGAGGAACCTCAGCATG GCCACAAAGTCGGGGAGTCAGTTCAAATATTAACCACGGCGTTCAAGATCGACCCCACAGCTCCTCAGCACGGGGAAACCGAGCGGGGAGGAGGAGACATCACCATCATCGACAGACAACTCCGTCAGACCAACCACAGAACGCAGTGCAGCAGATTTTACACCCCGGGAACCTACTGAGGAGGTTACTGCCTTCCTCGTCGCTCTTCAATTCAGGCTCACACACCTCCTGA
- the qars1 gene encoding glutamine--tRNA ligase, giving the protein MADTVALFTSIGLSEQKAKETLKNEALSSSLKDAIVQAQRVCGASGVDKAKGTLLYSLASRLKDTKRLTFLSDSIAQSKICTELQLAAALEFVKNHPEDPINQKEFEEVCGVGVVITPEQIEDAVETVIKKHKDQLLQERYHFNMGLLMGEARSALKWADGKVIKNEVDMQVLHLLGPKTEADLEKKSKKVKVTENEAKAKKEDVAVNGGVITGEGKSLMEQLRGEALKFHKPGENYKTDGYVVTPKTMELLKKHLEVTGGQIRTRFPPEPNGILHIGHAKAINFNFGYAKANNGICFLRYDDTNPEKEEEKYFTAIKEMVEWLGYKPYAVTHASDNFQQLYDLAVDLIRRGHAYVCHQKGEELKGHNVPLSPWRDRPIEESLVLFERMKKGLFAEGEATLRMKMVMEDGKMDPVAYRIKYTPHHRTGDEWCIYPTYDYTHCLCDSIEDITHSLCTKEFQARRSSYFWLCNALDVYCPVQWEYGRLNLTYTVVSKRKIIKLVEAGIVRDWDDPRLFTLTALRRRGFPPEAINNFCARVGVTVSQTTTEPHLLEACVRDVLNESAPRVMAVLEPLKITITNLPENSKSDVRVPDFPADEAKGSHVVPFTRTVYIEQSDFREVMEKGYKRLTPEQPVGLRHAGYVISVQKVIKDAQGKVVELEVNCISSDTAEKPKAFIHWVSEPLACEVRLYERLFLHKHPEDPSEVPNGFLSDINPNSMQMISSALVDTSVKGAKVFDKFQFERVGYFSVDPDSTADKLIFNRTVTLKEDPGKI; this is encoded by the exons ATGGCGGATACGGTGGCACTTTTCACTTCAATTGGCCTCAGTGAGCAGAAAGCGAAAGAAACGCTGAAAAATGAAGCGCTGAGCTCTTCTCTGAAGGACGCGATTGTTCAG GCCCAGCGTGTTTGTGGGGCATCGGGAGTGGACAAAGCCAAGGGTACATTGCTGTACAGTTTGGCATCTCGCCTCAAAGACACCAAACGCCTGACATTCCTGTCAGACAGTATAGCTCAGTCCAAGatctgcacagagctgcagctggcag CTGCATTGGAGTTCGTGAAGAATCATCCCGAGGACcccatcaaccaaaaagagtTCGAAGAAGTGTGTGGAGTTGGCGTAGTGATAACACCGGAGCAGATTGAAGATGCA GTGGAGACGGTGATCAAGAAGCACAAGGACCAGCTGTTGCAGGAGAGGTACCACTTCAACATGGGACTGCTAATGG GAGAGGCACGCTCTGCCCTGAAATGGGCCGACGGGAAGGTCATCAAAAATGAGGTGGACATGCAG GTCCTGCACCTCTTAGGCCCCAAGACAGAGGCTGACCTGGAGAAAAAATCTAAG AAAGTGAAAGTCACAGAGAATGAGGCCAAGGCAAAGAAAGAGGATGTGGCAGTGAACG GTGGCGTAATTACCGGGGAGGGGAAGTCGCTAATGgagcagctcagaggagaaGCGCTGAAGTTCCATAAACCAG GAGAGAACTATAAAACTGACGGCTATGTGGTCACACCAAAAACAATGGAGTTGCTTAAAAAGCACCTGGAGGTCACTGGTGGACAG ATTCGTACTCGTTTTCCTCCTGAGCCAAACGGCATCCTTCACATCGGACATGCCAAAGCTATCAACTTCAATTTTGGCTATGCAAAG GCAAACAACGGAATTTGTTTCTTGAGGTACGATGACACAAAtccagagaaagaggaggaaaaatactTCACTGCCATCAAGGAGATGGTGGAGTGGCTTG GCTACAAACCTTATGCTGTCACGCATGCATCAGACAACTTCCAGCAGCTCTACGACCTTGCTGTGGACCTTATTCGCAG AGGCCATGCATATGTGTGCCACCAGAAAGGGGAGGAATTGAAGGGCCATAACGTTCCTCTATCACCCTGGAGAGACCGACCCATCGAGGAGTCCCTGGTGTTGTttgagaggatgaagaagggCCTGTTTGCTGAGGGAGAGGCCACGCTCAGGATGAAAATGGTCATGGAGGACGGCAAGATGGACCCCGTGGCGTACAGAATCAAATACACGCCTCACCATCGGACAGGAGATGAATG GTGCATCTACCCCACCTACGACTACACTCACTGTCTGTGTGACTCTATTGAAGAtatcacacactcactgtgtaCCAAAGAGTTCCAGGCCAG GCGTTCATCATATTTCTGGCTGTGTAACGCTCTGGATGTGTACTGCCCTGTTCAGTGGGAATACGGACGGTTGAACCTCACCTACACCGTTGTGTCCAAGAGGAAAATCATCAAACTGGTGGAGGCCGGCATTGTCAG AGACTGGGACGATCCCCGACTCTTCACTTTGACTGcgctgaggaggagaggtttCCCGCCAGAGGCAATCAACAACTTTTGCGCACGG GTCGGAGTCACAGTTTCCCAGACAACGACAGAGCCCCACCTTCTGGAGGCGTGCGTGAGGGACGTGCTGAACGAGTCGGCGCCCAGAGTCATGGCTGTGCTGGAGCCGCTCAAAATCACCATAACAAACCTGCCTGAGAACTCAAAG TCAGATGTACGAGTACCAGACTTCCCTGCCGACGAGGCCAAGGGCAGCCACGTGGTTCCATTCACACGCACAGTCTACATTGAACAGAGTGACTTCAGAGAG gtGATGGAGAAGGGCTATAAGCGTTTGACCCCAGAACAGCCTGTAGGTCTAAGGCACGCTGGGTACGTCATCTCTGTCCAGAAGGTCATCAAG GACGCTCAGGGTAAAGTGGTGGAACTGGAGGTGAACTGCATCAGTTCTGACACCGCAGAAAAACCAAAGGCCTTCATCCACTGGGTCAGCGAGCCGCTGGCGTGTGAAGTGCGCCTTTATGAAAGACT ATTCCTGCACAAACATCCCGAGGATCCGTCTGAAGTGCCCAATGGCTTCCTGAGTGACATCAACCCT aATTCCATGCAGATGATCAGCAGTGCCTTAGTGGATACCTCAGTCAAGGGAGCAAAAGTTTTTGACAAATTCCAGTTCGAGAGAGTCGGCTACTTCTCCGTGGACCCCGACAGCACTGCTGACAAG ctcaTCTTCAACAGAACGGTCACCCTCAAAGAAGACCCGGGGAAGATCTGA
- the ogg1 gene encoding N-glycosylase/DNA lyase, protein MATHAVLSSGTKMWRSLACAKSELRLDLTLACGQSFRWRETAEGHWTGVMGGRVWTLAQTHDTLWYHVYKNQDRQGEGRDRKKRPGVSLHMENKPQKRFKGALKKEEEELVAVTVGQDTDEEEEMLRDYLQLNVKLGDLYKEWGAADPHFRHIADIFTGVRMLRQDPTECLFSFICTSNNHISRIQGMVERLCQALGAPLCQLDQTSYYNFPSLSALADNSVEARLRDLGFGYRARFLQQSAKQILDTHGLQWLQDLRSAPYLQARDALRTLPGVGTKVADCVCLMSLDKAEAVPIDTHVWQIAKRDYNYASGNGQKSITDKLHRDIGDFFRKLWGPYAGWAHSVLFCADLKKFQKLKEMPHVKQPQKEESGEEEIRVACNTKMKIKTEEPETVKSIKTKKAKMCI, encoded by the exons ATGGCTACACATGCAGTGCTGTCATCGGGAACAAAAATGTGGAGATCTCTGGCTTGTGCAAAGTCAGAGCTGCGTCTGGATCTCACACTTGCCTGTGGACAGTCTTTCCG CTGGAGAGAAACTGCAGAAGGCCACTGGACCGGAGTGATGGGAGGACGCGTTTGGACTCTGGCTCAAACACATGATACTCTGTGGTACCACGTTTACAAAAACcaggacagacagggggagggaagagacaggaagaagagACCTGGTGTTTCTCTCCACATGGAAAACAAGCCACAGAAGAGATTCAAAGGAGCtttgaagaaggaggaggaggagctggtggcTGTGACTGTGGGGCAGGACACCGACGAGGAAGAAGAGATGCTGAGAGATTACCTCCAGCTGAATGTGAAGCTGGGGGATCTGTACAAGGAATGGGGAGCAGCAGACCCCCACTTCAGGCACATTGCAGACATCTTCACag GTGTGCGAATGCTGCGCCAAGACCCCACCGAATgcctcttttccttcatttgcACCTCCAACAACCACATCTCTCGCATACAGGGCATGGTGGAGAGGCTGTGCCAGGCTCTGGGTGCCCCACTGTGTCAACTCGATCAAACCTCTTACTACAACTTTCCTTCCCTGTCTGCGCTGGCAG ACAACAGTGTAGAGGCTCGTCTCAGGGATCTCGGTTTTGGATACAGGGCTCGGTTCCTGCAGCAGAGTGCTAAGCAGATTTTGGACACCCACGGGCTCCAGTGGCTTCAGGATCTACGCAGTGCCCCATATCTGCAGGCCCGTGATGCTCTGCGTACTCTCCCTGGTGTGGGCACCAAG GTGGCAGACTGTGTATGTCTGATGTCCCTGGATAAGGCAGAGGCCGTCCCCATAGACACACATGTTTGGCAGATTGCTAAACGTGACTACAACTATGCTTCTGGCAACGGACAAAAGAGCATCACAGATAAACTTCACAGAGATATTG GGGATTTTTTCAGAAAGCTGTGGGGTCCTTATGCAGGCTGGGCACACTCG GTGTTGTTCTGTGCTGATCTCAAGAAGTTTCAAAAGCTCAAAGAAATGCCACATGTGAAGCAGCCGCAGAAAGAAGAAAGTGGTGAAGAAGAAATAAGGGTAGCATGCAATAcaaaaatgaagataaaaacagaagaacCTGAAACTGTGAAGTCCATAAAAACCAAGAAAGCAAAGATGTGTATCTAG
- the LOC143327312 gene encoding receptor-type tyrosine-protein phosphatase V-like isoform X1, translating to MRVQTYSRAQILQEFRSRCQELAANDNRGFKQEFEELNDVGRDLTTRVGDSQVNREKNRYPYILPYDHCRVRLSAQNSDPYSDYINANFVPGGGSERDFICTQGPLHSTVADFWRMVWEQNVRIIVMVTALRHKSTVLCEKYWPLERGTVYHGLIQVTTVSRKQGPDYFITTINLRQRDCPTDRTVTHYYYPSWPDRGTPTDPSSLCAFTEHVRQSLEAIPRLGPAVVHCSAGVGRSGTFVALLWLMQLCARGIRPDVRAAVEDLRLHRMWMVQNLEQYIFVYQSLLLWLSGGTSACRPQSRGVSSNINHGVQDRPHSSSARGNRAGRRRHHHHRQTTPSDQPQNAVQQILHPGNLLRRLLPSSSLFNSGSHTS from the exons ATGAG GGTGCAAACGTATTCAAGAGCTCAAATTCTGCAGGAGTTTCGCTCTCGATGCCAGGAGCTCGCAGCCAATGACAACAGAGGCTTTAAGCAGGAGTTTGAG GAGCTGAATGACGTCGGCAGAGACCTCACCACCAGAGTGGGGGACTCACAGGTcaacagagaaaagaacagaTACCCCTACATTTTACCAT ACGACCACTGTCGGGTGAGGCTGTCCGCTCAAAACTCCGATCCATATTCTGACTACATCAACGCAAATTTTGTACCT GGTGGAGGATCAGAAAGAGACTTCATCTGCACCCAGGGTCCTTTGCACAGCACCGTGGCAGACTTCTGGAGGATGGTGTGGGAGCAAAACGTCAGGATAATCGTCATGGTGACAGCTCTGAGACACAAGAGCACA GTGCTGTGTGAGAAGTACTGGCCTCTGGAACGAGGGACAGTTTATCATGGACTGATCCAAGTGACGACAGTGAGCCGTAAACAAGGTCCAGATTATTTTATCACCACCATTAACCTCAGACAG agagaCTGTCCAACAGACAGGACAGTCACACACTACTACTACCCTTCCTGGCCGGATAGGGGCACCCCTACTGACCCATCCTCACTCTGCGCCTTCACTGAGCATGTGCGGCAGAGTTTGGAAGCCATTCCTCGCCTGGGGCCGGCTGTGGTGCACTGCAG tgcaggCGTTGGCCGTTCAGGGACATTTGTGGCATTGTTGTGGCTGATGCAGCTGTGTGCGAGGGGCATCCGGCCTGATGTCCGGGCTGCTGTGGAGGATCTGCGGCTACATCGAATGTGGATGGTCCAGAATCTG GAGCAGTACATATTTGTTTATCAGAGTCTGCTGCTCTGGCTCAGCGGAGGAACCTCAGCATG CAGGCCACAAAGTCGGGGAGTCAGTTCAAATATTAACCACGGCGTTCAAGATCGACCCCACAGCTCCTCAGCACGGGGAAACCGAGCGGGGAGGAGGAGACATCACCATCATCGACAGACAACTCCGTCAGACCAACCACAGAACGCAGTGCAGCAGATTTTACACCCCGGGAACCTACTGAGGAGGTTACTGCCTTCCTCGTCGCTCTTCAATTCAGGCTCACACACCTCCTGA
- the LOC143327310 gene encoding transcriptional regulator QRICH1-like, producing MNNSLDGTGSYEELVRQKARSIPQHRMKEFLESLATKGPDALQEFSQQGGDTTTTTTTMVYQQEANCIYTDSTEVAGSLLELACPVQVQVQPQQQQIQEATSQQQSVQQNTEQQIVQVQIQGQQQSQMLGQVLQVPSGSHQQLQGVTTAQLIQPGELTEEQHQQLQAQLVAAVAGGQQIQIQTVGALSPTQQQDNAERRVLGTTVATSQGAGVLQPAKKRKVDMPITVSYALPGQQVATVLAIPQGQGQQQSYVSLRPDLLTVDSSHLYSATGTITSPTGETWTIPVYSAPAGSGGREQVTHIAIPQEAYGTVQVAGTNTTTMTTMPTQVTVENDKLKIPASQSQTAQAVSSITSSGGMGGQEEVVHTLAANTLFPAQLMNGNIHIPVAVQGYSNTTQSLIWDPQQQVLHTQGLSGQDAQQLQGQTVVAEVDGQGQQQVQVQELLLPATLKPEEGLEVWRLWAQQKNAELDKSDKNKLAPIGRRQALRFQEDLVSCAVAELCMGLSLMTTEARGIEGESYEADVLYYIFLCLQKYLFDNGRVDDVFSDQYYTRFAHSLHQILEPWRPSIHPLGYVIPSHVTEEMLWECKQLGAHSPSTLLTTLMFFNTKYFHLKTVDQHLKVAFSKVLRHTRKSASNPKDKSTSIRYLKSTERFIGQKVTDDMYSEQLEDPENPLRCPIKLYDFYLFKCPQSAKGRNDTFYLTPEPVVAPNSPIWYSTQPIPKEQLEQMLARILVVREIQEAINMLERVP from the exons ATGAATAACTCCCTGGATGGGACAGGCTCCTATGAGGAGCTTGTGAGGCAGAAGGCTCGGAGCATCCCACAGCATCGCATGAAGGAGTTTCTGGAGTCCTTGGCCACCAAGGGACCAGATGCCCTGCAGGAGTTCAGCCAGCAAGGCGGAGATActaccactaccaccaccactatGGTGTATCAACAAGAGGCTAACTGTATctacacagacagcacagaggtggCAGGGTCATTGTTGGAGCTGGCTTGTCCG gtccaggtccaggtccagcctCAGCAGCAACAGATACAGGAGGCCACatctcagcagcagtctgtaCAACAGAATACAGAGCAACAGATAGTGCAG GTGCAGATCCAGGGCCAGCAGCAAAGTCAGATGTTGGGTCAGGTCCTCCAGGTGCCCTCTGGCTCTCATCAGCAGCTTCAAGGTGTGACTACTGCACAGCTAATTCAGCCTGGGGAgctcacagaggagcagcaccaACAG CTACAAGCTCAGTTGGTGGCTGCTGTTGCAGGAGGACAACAGATCCAAATCCAGACAGTGGGGGCCCTCTCTCCCACCCAGCAGCAGGACAATGCTGAGAGGAGGGTACTGGGAACCACCGTTGCCACATCACAGGGAGCAGGTGTCCTCCAGCCAGCCAAGAAACGTAAAGTTGACATGCCCATCACTGTGTCCTATGCCTTGCCTGGTCAGCAAGTAGCCACAGTCCTGGCTATCCCTCAGGGACAGGGCCAGCAGCAAAGTTATGTGTCCCTGCGGCCGGACCTCCTAACTGTGGACAGCTCCCACCTTTACAGTGCTACAGGCACTATCACCAGTCCCACAGGGGAGACCTGGACAATCCCTGTCTACTCTGCTCCCGCTGGTTCCGGAGGCCGCGAGCAGGTCACACACATTGCCATCCCCCAGGAGGCCTACGGAACAGTTCAGGTTGCGGGGACAAACACTACAACAATGACCACAATGCCAACACAAGTTACAGTTGAAAACGACAAGCTGAAAATCCCTGCTTCTCAAAGTCAGACAGCACAGGCCGTGTCCAGCATAACAAGCTCTGGGGGAATGGGAGGCCAAGAAGAAGTGGTGCACACACTGGCTGCGAACACACTGTTCCCTGCTCAGCTGATGAATGGAAACATCCACATCCCTGTGGCAGTGCAGGGCTACTCCAACACTACACAGTCCCTTATCTGGGACCCACAGCAGCAGGTGCTGCACACGCAGGGGTTGTCAGGACAGGACGCACAACAGCTACAG GGTCAGACAGTGGTAGCAGAGGTAGATGGCCAAGGCCAGCAGCAGGTGCAggtgcaggagctgctgctgcctgccacTCTGAAGCCAGAGGAGGGGCTGGAGGTGTGGCGGCTTTGGGCTCAGCAGAAAAATGCAGAGCTGGACaaatcagacaaaaataaaCTGGCCCCAATTGGTC GACGCCAGGCACTGCGTTTCCAGGAGGACTTGGTGTCGTGTGCAGTAGCGGAGCTCTGCATGGGACTCTCTTTGATGACAACAGAGGCTCGGGGGATAGAGGGGGAGTCCTATGAGGCTGATGTTCTCTACTATATATTTCTGTGCTTACAAAAA TATCTGTTCGATAACGGTCGTGTGGATGACGTTTTCTCAGATCAGTACTACACTCGCTTCGCTCACAGTCTGCACCAGATCTTAGAGCCGTGGAGaccatccattcatccactAG GTTATGTTATCCCCAGCCATGTGACAGAGGAGATGCTGTGGGAATGTAAACAGCTGGGAGCTCATTCTCCCTCCACACTCCTCACAACTCTAATGTTCTTCAACACCAA GTATTTCCACCTGAAAACGGTGGATCAGCATTTAAAAGTGGCCTTCTCTAAGGTGCTGAGACACACCAGGAAGAGTGCCAGCAACCCCAAAGACAAGAGCACCAGCATCCGATACCTGAAGTCAACAGAGAGGTTCATAGGGCAGAAAG TCACAGATGACATGTACtcggagcagctggaggaccCAGAGAACCCGCTGCGATGCCCCATCAAGCTCTACGATTTCTACCTCTTTAAATG TCCCCAGAGTGCTAAAGGTCGCAATGACACCTTCTACCTGACTCCGGAGCCCGTGGTGGCTCCCAACAGCCCCATCTGGTACTCGACCCAGCCAATCCCAAAAGAACAGCTGGAGCAGATGCTCGCCCGCATCCTCGTCGTCCGCGAAATCCAGGAAGCCATTAACATGTTGGAGAGAGTGCCCTAG
- the LOC143327312 gene encoding receptor-type tyrosine-protein phosphatase V-like isoform X3, giving the protein MRVQTYSRAQILQEFRSRCQELAANDNRGFKQEFEELNDVGRDLTTRVGDSQVNREKNRYPYILPYDHCRVRLSAQNSDPYSDYINANFVPGGGSERDFICTQGPLHSTVADFWRMVWEQNVRIIVMVTALRHKSTVLCEKYWPLERGTVYHGLIQVTTVSRKQGPDYFITTINLRQRDCPTDRTVTHYYYPSWPDRGTPTDPSSLCAFTEHVRQSLEAIPRLGPAVVHCSAGVGRSGTFVALLWLMQLCARGIRPDVRAAVEDLRLHRMWMVQNLEQYIFVYQSLLLWLSGGTSAW; this is encoded by the exons ATGAG GGTGCAAACGTATTCAAGAGCTCAAATTCTGCAGGAGTTTCGCTCTCGATGCCAGGAGCTCGCAGCCAATGACAACAGAGGCTTTAAGCAGGAGTTTGAG GAGCTGAATGACGTCGGCAGAGACCTCACCACCAGAGTGGGGGACTCACAGGTcaacagagaaaagaacagaTACCCCTACATTTTACCAT ACGACCACTGTCGGGTGAGGCTGTCCGCTCAAAACTCCGATCCATATTCTGACTACATCAACGCAAATTTTGTACCT GGTGGAGGATCAGAAAGAGACTTCATCTGCACCCAGGGTCCTTTGCACAGCACCGTGGCAGACTTCTGGAGGATGGTGTGGGAGCAAAACGTCAGGATAATCGTCATGGTGACAGCTCTGAGACACAAGAGCACA GTGCTGTGTGAGAAGTACTGGCCTCTGGAACGAGGGACAGTTTATCATGGACTGATCCAAGTGACGACAGTGAGCCGTAAACAAGGTCCAGATTATTTTATCACCACCATTAACCTCAGACAG agagaCTGTCCAACAGACAGGACAGTCACACACTACTACTACCCTTCCTGGCCGGATAGGGGCACCCCTACTGACCCATCCTCACTCTGCGCCTTCACTGAGCATGTGCGGCAGAGTTTGGAAGCCATTCCTCGCCTGGGGCCGGCTGTGGTGCACTGCAG tgcaggCGTTGGCCGTTCAGGGACATTTGTGGCATTGTTGTGGCTGATGCAGCTGTGTGCGAGGGGCATCCGGCCTGATGTCCGGGCTGCTGTGGAGGATCTGCGGCTACATCGAATGTGGATGGTCCAGAATCTG GAGCAGTACATATTTGTTTATCAGAGTCTGCTGCTCTGGCTCAGCGGAGGAACCTCAGCATGGTGA
- the LOC143327215 gene encoding uncharacterized protein LOC143327215, giving the protein MDDIPPQDTHQSKDEKRQIRRVRSPSRMREWMSNSYRSKSAGGRFSRPRDDRSFHKPGFGNRRYHHFHPRAYFPRRDHFQPKLHHIALRKREREQEKERYEQRESADGNTARAFLPRSTSSRDKDMQFIVGQSDRKQSIKRDHQGTKSIERGRSGDGELPSTASQTVARDAAIQQRRRDMYEAEECHYRGTKSLERERSRDGEPPSSGSQTEARDRAIQQKRREIDEVYHQESEMFGLVAKMLIAKDPSLERPIQSSLQENLRDVGKRCVEAMEKFIEDYDSRELSC; this is encoded by the exons atggatGATATACCACCACAGGACACACATCAAAGCAAG GATGAGAAGAGGCAGATCAGAAGAGTGCGAAGTCCGTCCAGAATGAGGGAATGGATGTCGAATTCTTACAGATCGAAGTCTGCGGGGGGGCGATTCTCCAGACCTCG CGATGACCGCTCCTTCCACAAACCTGGCTTTGGCAACCGGAGGTACCACCACTTCCACCCCCGGGCCTACTTCCCCCGGAGAGATCATTTCCAGCCTAAACTTCACCACATCGCACTGAGGAAGAGGGAACgagagcaggagaaggagcGGTACGAGCAGAGGGAGAGCGCTGATGGGAACA CTGCTAGAGCTTTCTTACCAAGGTCCACCTCCAGCAGAGACAAGGACATGCAGTTCATC gtTGGTCAGagtgacaggaaacaaagcatTAAGAGAGATCACCAGGGGACCAAAAGCATAGAAAGAGGACGAAGCGGAGATGGGGAGCTCCCTTCAACTGCAAGCCAGACGGTGGCACGAGATGCAGCCatccagcagaggaggagagacatgTATGAGGCAGAGGAGTGTCATTACAGGGGGACCAAAAGCCTAGAAAGAGAACGAAGCCGAGACGGTGAGCCCCCTTCATCTGGGAGCCAGACGGAGGCACGAGACAGAGCCATacagcagaagaggagagagatagaTGAG GTGTACCATCAGGAAAGTGAAATGTTTGGCCTTGTGGCAAAGATGCTGATTGCGAAGGATCCGTCCCTGGAGCGTCCCATCCAGTCCTCGCTGCAGGAGAACCTCAGGGACGTCGGCAAGCGCTGCGTGGAGGCCATGGAGAAATTTATAGAGGACTATGACTCCAGGGAGCTGTCTTGCtaa